The following proteins are co-located in the Imtechella halotolerans genome:
- a CDS encoding tetratricopeptide repeat-containing sensor histidine kinase translates to MKNILYLLLFTVLISCQKKLKIKDESPTLLLEQLKQEAKGMVNINSDSSIVYWNQALDRSDYNKQNAPLAYIHYELAKVYAKTDLTKSKTHIETALGLIEKESDFFDIKVSIYNGLANIYLIEGKTFQSNHYYNKAAALISAHPNEIEPKAKIICLVNCAQENFNSSQVEKATEQNYMALQTAFSNKNSLDQNFYFNNLFRIYTQLFKIYQQTNQLDSLKLYNQKVGEIYQILNNDKVSRFYYEQKATIYTEERQLDSAIFYTKKSEALDKKSYAQTNLNIHRINLYTVYTNLITLYALSGQYDKAEKYIQEASEIEKSISINYNSKFNNRMAQAQYYLQKRNLDAYRKLHLESLTIKDALQASNSAKAIAEISVIYDVESKKKSIALLNKTVTTTNQKLESRTLLLIISALLFLIVIGFISFYIYVHKQKNRLEAKEKMLLQQKLLRTQMEPHFIFNTLSSLQSFIRFEEKEKSIKYLNLFSKLLRSSLEMSRNDYIALEDELEAIKNYLTLQQMRLNHNFEFDILIVGDILGVMIPPMLIQPFVENAVIHGVTPLKEKGEIRIRIDLDDHLITVEILDNGKGSNKSPGHTSLSGSIAKERMELLFKETSKKGTILISQTPKNYLVVLKIPYNTV, encoded by the coding sequence ATGAAAAACATCCTGTATCTACTGCTCTTCACAGTCTTAATTTCTTGTCAAAAGAAATTGAAAATAAAAGATGAATCACCAACACTGCTTCTTGAACAATTAAAACAGGAAGCAAAAGGAATGGTAAATATCAATTCCGACAGCAGCATTGTTTATTGGAACCAAGCACTGGATCGTTCCGATTATAATAAACAGAATGCACCCTTGGCATACATCCATTACGAATTGGCTAAAGTGTATGCAAAAACAGATCTAACAAAATCAAAAACACATATAGAAACAGCTTTGGGCCTTATTGAAAAAGAATCTGATTTTTTTGACATCAAAGTTTCAATTTATAATGGGCTGGCGAATATTTACCTGATTGAAGGAAAAACTTTTCAATCCAACCACTATTATAATAAAGCCGCAGCTTTAATTTCCGCTCATCCCAATGAAATAGAACCCAAAGCCAAGATTATTTGTCTGGTAAATTGTGCCCAGGAAAATTTCAACTCTTCACAAGTTGAAAAAGCAACGGAACAGAATTATATGGCCTTACAAACGGCTTTCAGCAATAAAAATAGTTTAGATCAGAACTTCTATTTCAACAACTTATTCAGGATTTACACGCAGCTATTTAAAATTTACCAGCAAACCAATCAATTGGACTCCCTTAAGCTATACAACCAAAAAGTTGGCGAAATTTATCAAATTTTGAACAATGATAAAGTGAGCCGGTTCTATTACGAACAAAAGGCTACTATCTATACAGAGGAACGGCAATTGGATTCAGCTATTTTTTACACTAAAAAATCTGAAGCATTGGATAAAAAGAGTTACGCCCAAACCAACCTAAATATCCATAGGATTAATCTCTACACTGTTTACACCAATTTAATTACTCTATATGCACTTTCAGGACAATATGACAAAGCCGAAAAATACATACAGGAAGCTTCGGAAATTGAAAAATCAATCAGCATAAATTATAATTCCAAATTCAACAATAGAATGGCGCAGGCACAGTATTATCTTCAAAAGAGAAATTTAGACGCCTACCGAAAACTTCATCTGGAAAGCTTAACTATCAAGGATGCTTTACAGGCTAGCAATAGCGCGAAAGCCATAGCCGAAATATCCGTTATTTACGACGTAGAATCGAAAAAGAAATCAATTGCTCTACTTAATAAAACTGTAACTACTACTAACCAAAAATTAGAATCAAGAACTCTTTTATTAATTATCAGCGCTTTATTGTTCCTAATAGTCATTGGATTTATCAGTTTTTATATATACGTCCATAAGCAAAAAAACAGGTTGGAAGCCAAAGAAAAAATGCTGCTCCAGCAAAAGCTCTTGCGCACCCAGATGGAGCCCCACTTTATTTTCAATACACTATCATCTTTACAAAGTTTTATTCGGTTTGAAGAAAAGGAAAAATCAATTAAATATTTAAACCTGTTCAGTAAACTCTTAAGAAGTAGTCTTGAGATGAGCAGGAACGATTATATCGCTTTGGAAGATGAACTTGAGGCCATAAAAAACTATCTGACTCTCCAACAGATGCGACTTAACCATAACTTTGAGTTTGATATTTTAATAGTAGGTGACATTTTAGGGGTGATGATACCACCAATGTTAATTCAACCATTTGTTGAAAATGCTGTGATTCATGGTGTTACGCCCTTAAAGGAAAAAGGAGAAATCCGTATTCGTATTGATTTAGATGACCATCTTATAACTGTTGAGATATTAGACAACGGCAAAGGAAGTAACAAGTCTCCTGGCCACACATCATTATCAGGAAGTATTGCTAAGGAAAGAATGGAACTGTTGTTTAAAGAGACCTCAAAAAAAGGAACGATATTAATTTCTCAAACACCAAAAAATTATTTAGTCGTTTTAAAAATCCCCTACAATACCGTGTAA
- a CDS encoding alpha/beta hydrolase family protein: protein MKKTFYILFLLALISNISIAQVAKIQYLENLPYDKYELKNATDSLTFYLSVNSSKEHLPLVVFVQGSGMNSLFTKTESGRIRSEYGHSSLFGISEDKFRILIVEKPGVRYLQTGPSKSFDHKFSLESWAETIVNAINYTLINEPIAKDKVLIIGHSEGGLVSSRVARLLNDKVSNVAILAGEGPTQLYSLYKFAADGTFFNTKEHNMPTASERLTYLERNWKEIQFDPFSTEKKFMGFTYLRWSSMLSTSVMEELKHFNNKILLVQGSEDKNVHPETAIISFTTLLTKGKNVQLEIIENADHSFNISGMPTLDGWNLTLTKVIDWFLNN from the coding sequence ATGAAAAAAACATTCTACATTCTTTTTTTACTCGCTTTAATTAGTAACATAAGTATTGCTCAAGTAGCCAAAATTCAGTATTTGGAAAATTTGCCATATGATAAATATGAATTAAAGAATGCTACAGACAGCCTAACTTTTTATCTTTCTGTGAATTCTTCTAAAGAACATCTTCCCTTAGTAGTCTTTGTACAAGGTTCTGGTATGAACTCTCTATTCACCAAAACAGAAAGTGGGCGTATAAGATCTGAATACGGACACTCATCCCTATTTGGAATATCGGAAGATAAATTCAGAATCCTAATCGTTGAAAAACCGGGTGTGCGCTATTTACAAACAGGCCCATCTAAATCATTTGATCACAAATTTTCACTCGAATCCTGGGCTGAAACTATTGTGAATGCAATAAATTATACACTTATAAACGAACCAATAGCTAAAGACAAAGTTTTGATAATCGGTCATTCCGAAGGAGGTTTAGTTTCTTCGCGTGTGGCTAGATTACTAAATGACAAAGTTTCTAATGTCGCTATCCTCGCTGGTGAGGGTCCCACTCAATTATATAGTCTTTACAAATTTGCAGCTGATGGCACTTTTTTCAATACAAAAGAACACAATATGCCCACTGCTTCTGAAAGATTGACTTATTTGGAAAGAAACTGGAAAGAGATCCAATTCGACCCTTTCAGTACAGAAAAGAAATTTATGGGTTTTACTTATTTAAGATGGTCAAGTATGTTAAGTACCTCAGTAATGGAGGAATTAAAACATTTTAATAATAAAATTTTACTGGTACAAGGAAGTGAAGATAAAAATGTACATCCGGAAACTGCCATAATTTCATTTACGACTTTACTAACAAAAGGAAAAAATGTACAATTGGAAATAATTGAAAATGCAGACCATTCCTTTAACATTTCAGGAATGCCCACACTCGATGGTTGGAATCTTACCTTGACAAAAGTGATTGATTGGTTTTTAAATAATTAA
- a CDS encoding collagen-like protein, translating into MKNVESILLAIFIVICVSCSKDGEMGPEGPKGPKGDVGAQGIPGTDGNLLLYGNESPSDVVGNFGDYYIDSQNYLLYGPKTSSGWGVPIILKGTDGEDGTNGNTLLSGMEEPTLDVGIIGDFYFHLGSVSIYGPKTESGWGNPINLKGDKGEPGTANVITTKWFTGNEVSRSWSTEGRFGTASIQLNSFQVQTLTQLTGATSIYDFVDKGGTLLVYFRGLNESINVNIISAVPGKFHGNNATYDIKMWRVYETRENRVTSSISQTSGVESLSPMIDMRLMLIPAGNTIATSQGIPLINSTINWNEMSYEELERLLDLHD; encoded by the coding sequence ATGAAGAATGTAGAAAGTATATTATTGGCAATTTTTATTGTGATTTGCGTCTCATGTAGTAAGGATGGGGAAATGGGGCCTGAAGGACCGAAAGGACCTAAAGGAGATGTAGGTGCACAAGGAATACCGGGAACTGACGGGAATTTATTACTATATGGCAATGAATCACCCTCAGATGTAGTTGGTAATTTTGGTGACTATTACATAGATTCCCAGAACTATTTACTTTATGGTCCTAAAACTTCATCAGGGTGGGGAGTGCCTATTATTTTGAAGGGAACAGATGGTGAAGATGGTACAAATGGTAACACCTTGCTCAGTGGAATGGAGGAACCAACTCTTGACGTTGGGATAATCGGTGATTTTTATTTTCATCTTGGTTCGGTAAGTATTTATGGGCCTAAAACTGAAAGTGGTTGGGGAAACCCCATTAACCTAAAAGGAGATAAAGGAGAACCTGGAACAGCAAATGTAATTACAACAAAATGGTTTACAGGAAATGAGGTTAGCAGATCTTGGAGTACTGAAGGCAGATTTGGGACAGCAAGTATTCAGTTAAATAGTTTTCAAGTTCAAACGCTTACACAACTTACGGGAGCAACTTCTATTTATGATTTTGTGGATAAAGGTGGAACCTTATTGGTATATTTTAGAGGGTTAAATGAATCAATAAATGTAAATATTATTAGTGCTGTTCCTGGAAAATTTCATGGAAATAATGCTACATATGATATAAAAATGTGGAGAGTTTATGAAACCCGAGAGAATAGAGTAACTTCTTCAATTAGCCAAACCTCCGGTGTTGAATCCCTCTCTCCTATGATTGATATGCGTTTAATGCTAATACCTGCTGGAAATACAATAGCAACATCTCAGGGAATTCCCTTAATTAACAGTACTATTAATTGGAATGAAATGAGTTATGAAGAATTAGAACGATTACTTGATCTTCATGATTAA
- a CDS encoding collagen-like triple helix repeat-containing protein, which produces MKKLSFYSLLMALGIMLSITSCSKEGDMGPEGPQGPKGETGAQGIPGTDGNLLLYGNVPPLDSEGNLGDYYIDSQNYTLYGPKSNEGWGIPIVLKGADGQDGQDGQDGQDGQDGNTLLSGITVPTMEVGAIGDFYFHLSSISIYGPKTDSGWGTPVSLKGAKGDKGDDGTANVIATQWLKGIDVNHTSTYGTREYRIGGDALDALLETGATSLHDFLLSKGGTLLVYATDTNFVISQASVGSLPREVRYKASVLSSDYHVYNIQSDWILNASNSNSLFFRYTYVKSVPALSSAPNIAPILNLRFVLIPAGKLLSANRNMNGKNINWEDLSYEEVKALLELED; this is translated from the coding sequence ATGAAAAAACTAAGTTTTTACAGTTTGCTTATGGCATTAGGCATTATGTTGAGTATTACTTCTTGTAGTAAAGAAGGAGACATGGGACCAGAAGGACCACAAGGACCTAAAGGAGAAACAGGAGCTCAAGGAATACCTGGAACTGATGGGAATTTATTACTTTATGGAAATGTTCCTCCTTTAGATTCCGAAGGTAACTTAGGGGATTACTATATAGATTCACAGAACTATACGCTATACGGTCCTAAATCCAATGAAGGTTGGGGCATTCCTATTGTTTTAAAAGGTGCTGATGGTCAAGATGGTCAGGATGGTCAGGATGGTCAAGATGGTCAAGATGGTAATACTTTGTTAAGCGGAATTACTGTTCCAACGATGGAAGTGGGAGCCATAGGTGATTTTTATTTTCATCTTTCTTCAATAAGTATTTACGGTCCGAAGACAGATTCAGGATGGGGTACCCCAGTAAGTCTTAAAGGAGCCAAGGGAGATAAAGGAGATGATGGAACTGCAAATGTTATAGCGACACAGTGGCTAAAAGGAATTGACGTCAATCATACCTCCACTTATGGCACTAGGGAGTATCGAATTGGTGGGGATGCACTTGATGCTTTATTGGAGACTGGAGCTACCTCTTTACATGATTTTCTTTTATCTAAAGGAGGTACTTTACTTGTATACGCCACTGACACTAATTTTGTTATATCTCAGGCAAGTGTTGGTTCATTACCCCGGGAAGTACGGTATAAAGCTTCGGTTTTATCTTCAGACTATCATGTTTATAATATACAAAGTGATTGGATACTGAATGCTTCAAATAGTAATAGTTTATTCTTCAGGTACACCTATGTAAAAAGTGTTCCAGCACTTTCCTCAGCACCTAATATAGCACCTATACTTAATTTACGTTTTGTATTAATTCCAGCTGGGAAGTTATTGTCTGCAAATCGAAATATGAATGGAAAAAACATTAATTGGGAAGATTTGAGTTATGAAGAAGTGAAAGCGCTACTTGAATTGGAAGATTAA
- a CDS encoding outer membrane protein: MKKLSLSFCLLIGLFLSVNAQEKPKIGVFLAYGTEIENLGIGANAEFTISEKLSISPSIVYYLPKEEYGVKMNWLEVNANANYYFIKQANLDFYGFAGLSYNSIKVSYDQAWGINGSWSDGRVGLNLGSGIHFLNSKKITPFAELKYVIVDSGQLVLSGGLKFNL, from the coding sequence ATGAAGAAACTATCACTAAGTTTTTGCTTATTGATTGGTCTTTTCTTGAGCGTAAATGCACAAGAAAAACCAAAAATCGGAGTCTTTCTGGCTTACGGAACAGAAATTGAAAATCTTGGAATTGGAGCAAATGCTGAATTCACTATTTCTGAAAAACTCTCTATTTCCCCTTCGATTGTATACTATCTGCCAAAAGAGGAATATGGAGTTAAAATGAATTGGTTAGAGGTAAACGCCAATGCAAATTATTATTTCATAAAGCAGGCTAATCTTGATTTTTATGGATTTGCGGGTCTTAGCTATAATAGTATTAAGGTTTCTTATGATCAAGCATGGGGAATTAATGGTTCTTGGTCTGATGGTAGAGTAGGGCTTAATCTTGGTTCTGGGATCCATTTTCTTAATAGTAAGAAAATCACCCCATTTGCTGAACTTAAATACGTAATAGTTGATAGTGGTCAATTAGTATTATCAGGAGGATTAAAGTTTAACCTATAA
- a CDS encoding RNA polymerase sigma factor, with product MIKDQYLIDKLKEKELKILDKIYLDYKDDFFLYAKTFSIPNEDIYDLYQEIIISLYENVQLGKLTNLSSTLKTYLFAIGKNKIYKLLNKANRLNSDHTVIHADSELCVFDIETNDEQQEILKSAFEELGGKCQEILTLYYYEGQNLDDIQNTLGYSSKDVLKSQKSRCLKKLKECVKKKI from the coding sequence ATGATTAAGGATCAATACCTGATAGATAAACTCAAGGAAAAGGAGCTAAAAATTTTGGACAAAATATACCTTGACTATAAGGATGATTTTTTCTTATATGCTAAAACATTTTCTATACCTAATGAGGATATTTATGATTTGTATCAAGAAATTATTATTAGCCTATATGAAAATGTTCAATTAGGAAAACTTACCAATCTTTCAAGTACACTAAAAACTTACCTATTTGCCATAGGAAAGAATAAGATATATAAGCTTTTAAATAAGGCTAATCGCCTAAATTCAGATCATACTGTTATTCATGCAGATAGTGAACTATGTGTTTTTGACATAGAGACTAACGATGAACAACAAGAAATCCTCAAAAGCGCTTTTGAGGAATTAGGAGGTAAATGTCAAGAAATATTGACCTTGTATTATTATGAAGGACAAAATTTAGATGATATCCAGAACACTTTAGGATACAGTTCTAAGGATGTTTTAAAAAGTCAAAAGTCCCGATGTTTGAAGAAACTTAAAGAATGTGTGAAGAAAAAAATATGA
- a CDS encoding tetratricopeptide repeat protein, with the protein MKSENLIEKYFNGSLSKEEFLELEKRIDEDEKLRFSFYEQLEVQKAISKIKHQPLKDRFKKLEENQKRKRNRKWPIYAASIAAILTTIFLLYDPAVNNEMLFAEHFRVYPNVILLSNRGENNKEDFVKEAFLLYETKNYKKASDAFNKLYSISKEDYFLFYQGISLLADNNFQKGIDVLENYNWEKNNSDFTQKANWYLGLAYLKQNKLLISKSYFNKVANSNDDIAPQAILLLKELN; encoded by the coding sequence ATGAAGAGTGAAAATCTAATAGAAAAGTATTTTAACGGTAGTCTTTCTAAAGAAGAATTTCTTGAATTGGAAAAACGTATTGACGAAGATGAAAAACTTCGATTTTCCTTTTATGAACAACTAGAAGTTCAAAAGGCTATATCTAAAATAAAACATCAACCTTTAAAAGACAGGTTTAAAAAACTTGAAGAAAATCAAAAAAGAAAGAGAAATAGAAAATGGCCGATATATGCAGCAAGTATAGCAGCTATATTAACTACTATTTTCTTACTGTATGACCCTGCTGTAAATAATGAAATGCTATTCGCTGAACATTTCAGAGTTTACCCTAATGTCATTTTGCTTTCAAATAGAGGTGAAAACAACAAAGAAGATTTTGTTAAAGAAGCTTTTCTATTATATGAAACTAAAAACTATAAAAAAGCATCGGATGCTTTCAATAAGCTATATAGCATTAGCAAAGAGGACTATTTTCTATTCTACCAAGGTATCAGTCTACTAGCGGATAATAATTTTCAAAAAGGTATTGATGTTCTGGAAAATTATAATTGGGAAAAGAATAATAGCGACTTTACTCAAAAGGCCAATTGGTATTTAGGCCTGGCCTATTTAAAACAAAACAAACTTTTAATCTCAAAATCTTACTTTAATAAAGTGGCCAATTCTAATGACGATATTGCACCTCAAGCCATATTACTGCTTAAGGAATTAAATTAA
- a CDS encoding CHAT domain-containing protein has translation MNTHIKFFLPFFLFSALTVLGNDNTSLSLIQADSLIQVKNYELAHAKWKEIIETISESNPNYSFYQSKLSFCNAKLAQASSEYIEAITNYERVLSLVEGYKQKDKIIPYLVDVYNGLYHCLAYSGQWQKSLEVGNEGLALLNSEIDMVTRANYIYDLGYINDRLSKFHDAIKLYNQSIEYYLESNSDKNFDIGLAYNNLGTSYNKIGFFTGRLKSLEMAKEYWEKTESVSPSYLLTIYGNLIKLYMEYGDVHKVTELYNSIEKISTRLTLPNEKSSLFRLRVIYDTFTNRSWQVEKRLNEFSNYFKLLPEKDKNTNVHHYLASLTNVGDYFITQKESTKAKIYLEKSLRLSKDYNQPYYSMNAYSSMSKIFMESENYDIAIHYLDKAKGIHEVVNIGEVNLTNILIKKANLEIKQGSVDKANLTLFEALSILANDTITSPIQITVDDFKNRNSSFFILAIKSAAEFYKEKYTRTKKNEDVRFANYLYELSARVFSNYYQNGEYNPSLNELNKSINEGLLETLVFQKKGLSEEILRLIESNNSQVLRNEFEKKQLKYLNNSEDIILRRNLLQLELEELKKDSLVQEIANIEKQLNVLDAEIVSKDPMYFSFLKEEVSIQKIRHNIKANDIIIKYVLGSNRVYVILISKKNVSLYDLTDTKSLKNDVTELYKLLQDPRKSTDILSKKVYQHLLAPLQKELSQYTNLTIIPDEFLYYLPFETLSSGNALVLETHRTNYSYSLALWLLLNKTVEKSSLDKKMLVAFAPEYDGTPIQSSNSRNGRFDKIDGATKEAKQIVGLFNGDLYEKNEASVENFIKTTGLYKVYHLAMHALLDTENDAESSLVFQNNHMFGLKTLYKLHFPAELVVLSACSTGVGMFVAGEGLLSLSRALAFSGVRSSVYSLWDVPDEETSELMVSFYKFLDDGKDKDEALKMAKLDFIKNNPLKSHPYYWAGFVINGDINPISEMSFPNFWKYGAFILIITGIIIGFYKRKSNIK, from the coding sequence ATGAATACACATATTAAGTTCTTTTTACCATTTTTTTTGTTTAGTGCTCTTACCGTTTTAGGAAATGATAATACTTCTTTATCTCTAATACAAGCTGATAGTCTAATTCAAGTTAAGAATTACGAATTGGCTCATGCTAAATGGAAGGAAATAATTGAAACAATTTCAGAAAGTAATCCAAATTATAGTTTTTATCAAAGTAAACTTTCTTTTTGTAATGCTAAACTTGCACAAGCTAGTAGTGAATATATAGAGGCCATTACTAATTATGAAAGAGTACTGTCTTTGGTTGAAGGTTATAAGCAGAAGGATAAGATCATCCCTTATTTGGTAGATGTTTATAATGGCCTTTATCACTGTTTAGCCTACTCCGGTCAATGGCAGAAGTCCTTGGAGGTAGGTAATGAGGGTTTAGCATTGCTAAATTCAGAAATTGATATGGTAACTCGGGCAAATTATATTTATGACTTGGGATATATTAATGATAGACTGAGCAAGTTTCATGACGCAATTAAACTTTACAATCAATCAATTGAGTATTATTTAGAGTCTAATTCTGACAAGAATTTTGATATAGGGTTGGCTTATAATAATTTAGGTACCTCTTATAATAAGATTGGATTTTTTACTGGAAGATTAAAAAGTCTCGAAATGGCAAAGGAGTATTGGGAAAAGACCGAGAGTGTGTCGCCTAGCTATCTCTTAACCATTTATGGGAATCTTATTAAGCTTTACATGGAATACGGAGATGTCCATAAAGTAACTGAACTGTACAATTCAATAGAAAAGATTTCAACTCGATTAACGTTACCAAATGAGAAAAGTAGCCTTTTTAGGTTAAGGGTAATTTATGACACCTTTACAAATCGTTCCTGGCAAGTAGAGAAAAGACTAAATGAATTTAGTAACTATTTTAAACTTCTTCCTGAAAAGGATAAAAATACTAATGTTCATCATTATTTAGCATCCTTAACTAACGTTGGAGATTATTTTATCACTCAAAAGGAATCCACCAAGGCTAAAATCTATTTAGAAAAATCTTTAAGATTATCAAAAGATTATAATCAGCCTTATTATTCGATGAATGCTTATAGTTCAATGTCAAAAATTTTTATGGAAAGCGAAAATTATGATATAGCCATTCATTATTTAGATAAAGCAAAAGGAATACATGAGGTCGTCAATATTGGTGAAGTTAATTTGACAAACATTCTTATAAAAAAGGCGAATCTTGAAATCAAACAAGGTTCTGTGGATAAAGCTAATTTAACTCTTTTTGAAGCCCTTTCGATCCTAGCAAATGATACGATTACTAGCCCCATTCAAATCACAGTTGATGATTTCAAAAATCGCAATAGTTCATTCTTTATCTTGGCTATAAAGAGTGCTGCAGAGTTTTATAAAGAAAAGTATACAAGAACAAAGAAAAATGAAGATGTAAGGTTTGCAAACTATTTATATGAGTTAAGTGCTCGAGTTTTTTCAAACTATTATCAGAATGGGGAGTATAATCCATCTTTAAATGAGTTGAATAAATCTATTAATGAAGGCCTTCTTGAAACCTTGGTATTTCAAAAGAAAGGTTTGTCCGAGGAAATATTGAGATTAATAGAATCTAATAACTCTCAGGTACTGCGTAATGAATTTGAAAAGAAACAACTAAAGTATCTTAATAATTCGGAAGATATTATTCTGAGAAGAAATCTTTTACAGTTAGAACTAGAGGAACTTAAAAAAGACTCTCTTGTGCAAGAAATTGCGAATATTGAGAAACAACTTAATGTATTAGATGCTGAAATAGTTTCAAAAGATCCAATGTATTTTTCCTTTTTAAAAGAGGAAGTGTCTATTCAAAAAATTAGACATAACATAAAGGCAAATGATATTATTATTAAATACGTATTAGGGTCCAACAGGGTGTATGTAATATTAATTTCGAAGAAAAATGTATCGTTGTATGACCTTACTGATACTAAATCATTAAAAAATGATGTTACTGAATTGTATAAACTTCTACAAGATCCAAGAAAAAGTACAGATATCTTATCTAAAAAGGTTTATCAGCATTTATTGGCACCCTTACAAAAGGAGTTGAGCCAATACACCAATTTAACAATCATTCCAGATGAATTTTTATACTATTTGCCCTTTGAGACACTTAGTTCAGGTAATGCTCTAGTTTTAGAGACACACCGCACCAATTATAGTTATTCTTTAGCTTTATGGCTTTTGCTAAACAAGACTGTAGAAAAATCATCATTGGATAAGAAAATGTTAGTAGCGTTTGCTCCTGAGTATGATGGAACTCCAATACAAAGTTCAAATAGTAGGAATGGTAGATTCGACAAAATTGACGGAGCTACCAAAGAAGCAAAACAAATTGTAGGCTTATTTAATGGAGATTTATATGAAAAAAATGAAGCTTCAGTTGAAAATTTTATCAAAACCACAGGTTTGTATAAGGTATATCATTTGGCCATGCATGCTTTATTAGATACCGAGAATGATGCTGAGTCAAGTTTGGTTTTTCAAAATAATCATATGTTTGGTTTAAAAACCTTGTATAAATTACATTTTCCAGCGGAATTAGTTGTTTTAAGTGCTTGTAGTACAGGAGTTGGGATGTTTGTGGCTGGTGAGGGCTTGTTAAGTTTATCTAGAGCCCTGGCCTTTTCCGGAGTACGTTCCAGTGTATATAGTTTATGGGATGTTCCAGATGAAGAAACTTCTGAGCTTATGGTATCCTTTTATAAATTTTTGGATGATGGGAAAGATAAAGATGAAGCTTTGAAAATGGCTAAACTTGATTTTATTAAGAACAATCCTCTTAAAAGTCATCCTTATTATTGGGCAGGTTTTGTTATCAATGGGGATATTAATCCGATCAGTGAAATGAGCTTCCCTAATTTTTGGAAATATGGAGCTTTTATACTCATAATTACGGGTATCATCATTGGTTTTTACAAAAGGAAAAGCAATATAAAATAG
- a CDS encoding PQQ-dependent sugar dehydrogenase, whose product MKLIQLMVIMFTMSFTLVSCAQQKEQGPILHTPLENSFDLQPVVEGLNIPWGMAFLPDGSLLVTEKEGNLIHVKNNSKTIIKGVPEVYLRGQGGLLDIALHPNYKDNGWIYLTYALADGQGSGGNTALMRAKIDNNTLVSHELLYKATPNTTKGVHFGSRITFDNDGYLYFSIGDRGDHDLNPQDLSRDGGKIYRLHDDGQIPVDNPFFNTSDAKKAVYSYGHRNPQGMIKHPETGAIWTHEHGPKGGDEINIIKKGKNYGWPIITYGINYSGTPITDVTEMEGMEQPLYYWVPSIAPSGMAFVTSSVYPQWKGSLLVGSLSFQYLERLEIKDNKVVSREKLLVDIGRVRNVVQGPDGYIYVAIEGTGIVKLVPKK is encoded by the coding sequence ATGAAACTAATACAATTAATGGTCATTATGTTTACAATGAGCTTCACCCTTGTGTCGTGTGCTCAACAAAAAGAACAAGGACCAATTCTGCATACACCTTTAGAGAATTCTTTTGACCTACAACCTGTTGTTGAGGGATTAAATATCCCCTGGGGAATGGCATTTTTACCAGATGGTAGTCTTCTAGTCACAGAAAAAGAAGGCAACCTTATCCATGTTAAAAACAATTCCAAGACTATAATTAAAGGGGTTCCTGAGGTGTATCTTAGAGGTCAAGGTGGTCTTCTAGATATAGCTCTTCATCCAAACTATAAAGACAACGGTTGGATTTATTTAACCTATGCACTTGCAGATGGTCAAGGAAGCGGAGGAAATACCGCTCTAATGCGTGCTAAAATAGATAACAATACCCTAGTTTCACATGAACTCTTATACAAGGCGACTCCCAATACAACGAAAGGAGTTCATTTCGGATCTCGTATAACCTTTGATAATGACGGGTATCTTTATTTTTCGATTGGCGATCGTGGTGACCATGATCTTAATCCACAAGACCTTAGTAGAGATGGGGGAAAAATATATAGATTACATGATGACGGTCAAATTCCTGTGGACAACCCATTTTTTAATACATCTGATGCAAAAAAAGCGGTGTATAGTTATGGCCATCGTAATCCACAAGGCATGATTAAACATCCAGAAACAGGGGCTATTTGGACACATGAACACGGCCCTAAAGGAGGAGATGAAATCAATATAATAAAGAAGGGTAAAAATTATGGATGGCCTATAATCACCTATGGTATTAATTATAGTGGGACACCTATAACCGATGTCACTGAAATGGAAGGAATGGAACAGCCTCTCTACTATTGGGTACCGTCAATTGCACCAAGTGGAATGGCATTTGTGACGAGTTCTGTATACCCTCAATGGAAAGGAAGTTTGCTTGTAGGCTCCTTATCATTTCAGTATTTGGAAAGACTAGAAATTAAAGATAATAAGGTTGTATCTCGTGAAAAATTACTTGTTGACATTGGTCGAGTTCGCAATGTAGTACAAGGTCCGGATGGTTATATTTACGTGGCAATTGAAGGAACCGGGATAGTCAAATTAGTTCCTAAAAAGTAA